The nucleotide window GGCAATGGCTCATCGCGCAGAGCCTTGATCGCCCAGAGCGCCTCGCGGCGTGCCAGCCCGAGCGAAGGACGGAACGCGTCGGCCTCAGCCAGATGGGTCAAGGCTGACGCTTTCACACTTGCGCGTCGCCACAGATCATCGATCGAGGTAAACGGGCGTGACGCTCGTGCTGCAACAATCCGGGCCGCATCGTCATTGGCCAGCCCTTTCACCAGACTCATGCCCAGTCGCACGGCAAACATTCCGTTCGTGCTTTCCGGCCCTTCCAGAGTGCTGTTCCAGCGTGAGGCGTTCACGCAGACAGGCCGGACTTCCACGCCGTGTTCCCGCGCATCACGGACCAGTTGTGCGGGCGCATAGAAACCCATCGGCTGGCTGTTCAGGAGTGATGCCAGAAACACGTCCGGATGGGTACATTTCATCCAGGATGATGAATAGGCCAGAATGGCGAAACTGGCCGCGTGGCTCTCAGGAAAACCGTAAGAACCAAAGCCTTCAAGCTGCTGGTATATCCGTTCGGCGAATTCTTCCGGATAACCGTTGGCGCGCATGCCCTCGATCAGCCGCGTCTGAAACTGCGAGACCGTGCCGGTATTTTTGAACGTCGCCATGGCCCGCCGAAGCTGATCGGCCTCGGCGGCTGTAAACCCCGCACAGATCATGGCGACCTGCATCGCCTGTTCCTGAAACAACGGGATCCCGAGCGTCTTTTTCAGAACCTTTTCCAGTTCCGGAGTGGGATAGTTTTCCGGTTCGATCCCTTCGCGTCTGCGGAGATAAGGGTGGACCATATCACCCTGTATGGGGCCGGGGCGGACGATGGCCACTTCAATGACAAGGTCATAGAACACACGCGGTTTGAGCCGTGGCAGCATGGACATCTGGGCGCGGGATTCAATCTGGAACACGCCGATCGTGTCGGCCTTGCGGATCATGGCGTAGGTGCGCGGATCCTCGGCCGGAACGCTCTGGAGGGTAAAATGCTGGCCCTTGTGCTCCGCCAGAAGGTCGAGTCCCGTTTTCATGCAGGTCAGCATGCCCAGGGCCAGAATATCGACCTTCATGAATTTCAGGACGTCAATATCGTCCTTGTCCCATTCGATGATCTGGCGGGCTTCCATCGAGGCCGGCTCAATGGGCACCAGTTCATCCAGCCGGTCATGCGTCAGCACAAAGCCGCCGGGATGCTGTGACAGATGGCGGGGCACGCCGATCAGGCAGCGTGCCAGGTCGAGTGTCAGGCGGATGCGCCGGTCGGACAGGTCAATACCCGTCTCATTCAGGGCGTCATCGTCCAGCTTGCGGCCCCAACCATGAATCTGGCCCGAGAGCGTGCGGATGAGATCTTCCGGCAGGCCCATCACTTTGCCGACATCCCGCAAGGCCCCCTTGGCGCGATAGCGGATCACCACGGCCGTCAGGGCCGCGCGGTCACGGCCATAATGCTCATAGACCCACTGGATGACCTGCTCACGTCGTGCATGCTCGAAATCCACATCGATGTCCGGCGGTTCGCCGCGCTCTTCAGAGACGAAGCGTTCGAACAGCAGGGAGTTGCGGGCCGGATCAATGGCCGTGATGCCGAGCACATAGCAGACAGCGGAATTGGCCGCCGAACCACGGCCCTGGCAGAGAATATCCTGACTGCGTGCATAGCGGACGATACTGTTTACGGTCAGGAAATACGGTGCGTATTGCATGCGCCCGATCAGGCCGAGTTCGTGGTACAGGCTTTTGCGAACCTCATCCGGAATCCCCTCGGGATAGGTGCGTGCGGCCGCTTCCCATGTCAGGGTTTCCAGAGCCTGTTGGGGCGTCTGGCCGGGCACGGACACTTCATCAGGATACTGATAGGCCAGATCGTCGAGCGAGAAGCGACAACGCTCCACAATGTCCATGGTGCGGGCTACCGCTTCAGGGTAACGGCTGAACAGCCGGGCCATTTCCTGCGGGGGTTTGAGATAGCGATCGGCATGGCGCTCGCGGACAAACCCCGCCTCATCGATGGTGGTGTTGTGCCGGATACAGGTGACGACATCCTGCAGGATGCGGCGGTCATGGGTGTGGAACAGCACGTCATTGGTCACGACGGTCGGTACCCGCGCCTGATGCGCCAGGTTCGCCAGTTCATAGAGGCGCATATGGTCATTGGGGCGGCGAAGGAGGGTGAGCGCCAGATAGGCCCGGTCAGCAAAGGCGTCCTTCAGCTTGCGCAGATGCAGGGCGCAGGCATCGTCCGCCGTATCCGGGATCATGACGACGATCAGACCTTCACCCCAGGCGACCAGATCCTCCCAGAGCAAATGGCATCTGGCCTTGCCGGCACGCGCCTTGCCCAGGCTGAGCAGACGGCACAGGCGGCCGTAAGCTGCACGGTCGGTTGGATAGACCAGCATCGGCGGGAAATCGGCCAGGTCGAGGCGACAGCCGACGACCAGCCGCAGCCCGATCTGCTTCGCCGCGACATGGGCCTGCACCATCCCGGCCAGAGAATTGCGGTCACAGATACCCAGTGCCTCAATGCCCAGCGCCCTGGCCTGTTCAAACAGTTCGATCGGCGAGGAGGCTCCACGCAGGAACGAGAAATACGTCGTCGCCTGCAGTTCGGCGTAACCCAGTGCCGCCGGGCCGTTCATCCGAAAATCCCGTGCAGAAACCAGCCCTGCGAGCCGGTCTCGCCATGTTCGCCATCACCGGCACGGTAAAGCCAGAATCGCTCGCCGCTGGTATCCTCCACCCGGAAGTAATCCCGGGCGATGGTCAGTTCCGCGTCATTCTTCCACCATTCGCCAAAGACACGCTCCGGGCCGTCAGCGCATTTCACCTTCCGTCGCACACCCCGCCAGATAAAGAACAGCGGCGGCTGATCCGGCAGTTCCGCCATCGCCTGCACGGGTTCCGGCCGCGCCAGCAGGCGTGTCGGACGTGGCCAGTGGTCTGGCCAATCCTTTGTTTCTTCCGGGGACAGCGCGGGCACGCGGCAGAAGGAGCGTTCGGGCAGATCGCTTTCCACCGGGGCAAACCGGTACAGCGCCTGCGTGCCGACACGGTTGGCCAGGGTGTCGATCAGGTCGGACACACCGGCCTCTTCCTCGGCAATCAGGGAGGACACCGTCTGCCGTCGGTCCATGGGTTCCGCCAGGGAGGCAACCAGCACCATGCGCTCAATGCCGAACCCCGGATCGAAGGTCTCGATCTTCTCGCACAGCAGCCGGGTCAGGCGTGTGACGTCCCGCACCGGCATGGCCGTGGCTACGCGGATCGCCGCGGTGCGGCTGTCGACCCGATGCAGCAGCAGGTCGAGACGGCGCACGCCCTGTCCGTGCTCGTCCAGCCCCTGACACAGTAGCGGCACCAGCTTGCCGATATAGCGCGCGATGGTCTCGGCCGCCCCGATGGGTTCGGCGAAATTCCGGCTGACCGCGACCGGATCAACCGGGCGGACTGGCACGATTGCTTCCCCGATGCGCCCGAACGCCTGATCCAGCCTGCGGGCCACATCCGGGCCGAACCGCAGCGCCAGAGGGGCGCGGGGCATGGCGGCCAGCGGCCCGATGCGCGATACCCCCAACGTGGCCAGCCCCTCGACGATCGTAGCGGGCAGGCGCAGCGCTTCAACCGGAAGATCGGCCAGAGCAGAGGCCGTACCCCCTGAGGGCACAACGGCAATCGGCGCCCGACCATAGCGGGCGATGGCGTGCGCGGCGCCCCACGTGTCAGCCACCACAGCTTTTGCCCGAAAGCCGGCGCCCGCCATGCGATGAACCATGTCCTTGAGCATGGGAAGTTCACCGCCATGCAGGTGATCCGCTCCCGTCGTGTCCAGCACCAGCCCGTCCGGCGTATCGACGGCCACGATGGGCGCGATCCGGTGCTGGAACCACAGCGCCAGCTTTTCCAGTCCCAGCCGGTCGCCTTCGGGATCGGCGTCCATCAGCACCAGATCGGGATACAGCGCCTGAGCTTTGGCGACCGGAATGCCGAAGCGCAGTCCCAGCTTGCGGGCAGCCAGATCGACCGACAAGACAACCCGTCGTCGCCCTTCACGCCCGGCCAGCGCCAGCGGCGTTTCAGGCGCGGGCGCGTCTTTGCCCAGCCGCTTCCTGATCCGGTCGGTCGGCCAGAGCGGCAGGTAAAGAGAGACGACCCTTGCCATCACAGGCCTCCACTTCAAAATCGGCACATTCGCCCGCACGGGCGCGGATCAGTTCCAGCAGCCAGCGCGGTCTTCCCACACCGGGCACCGGTAGCGGCACGGATGGCAGGACGGAGACCCGCCAGCGGGTAACGGAAGCCGTGGGCTGACCAAAATCCGCCGCATCCGTCTGCCGCCGCCAGCGTCGGATGGCGATGCCAAGCGAGCCGGACGTTTCGGCCGCCAGTTGCAGACGGCGTGAGGCGGTCATTGATAATCGGGCGACCTCGGCGACAACGGCCCCGAGCCCTCCATGCCGCAGCCCCTCCTCGAAACTGGCCAGCACATCGACGTCCGATCCCGCCTCGACAAAAATGGTCCGCCGTGCCGACAGACCGACCTGTTTCAGGGAAGGGGCGAACACGTCCTGACGGGTGACGATCCAGAGCACCTTACCGCGCGTGCGTGCGGCAATCCCGGCGCAGAACTGACCGGCGGCGGCACTGTGCAGGGCATCATTCCCGCCGCCCGCCACCTCATGCAGAGCCCCCAGCGCCAGACCGCCACCGGGCAGGCGGCTGTCGATCTCGCGCACACCAAAGGGCAGCGTCTTGCGGCGTCGGTCACTATGGCCTTCGAGACGGCTGATTGTGGCTCGCAGGGTTTCCAAGCCGGGTTTTTTCCAGGTTTCAGCGGTCATGTCACGGCTCGATGTCCCTTGTGCAGGCGGTTTTCCTGATTATATGTTCCTGATTTGTTCCGTGTAGTCTGTCGGCGTCAACATTTATCTGTCGGGAGAGCGTATCGCTTCAAGTTTGTGGTAATTCGCAATCCGGGAAGATACCGTCCTAAGAAATTGAAAACAGGAAGCTTTGTCGGAAGAGGACAGGCTGTTATCATCCGGCCCATAAAAAAGATCGCTGTCCGGGGAAACCGACAAACACGGAGTCTCCCTCATGCGGTCAGTCACGACGGGAGGCACAGGTGCTTGTTCACGAGGGAGCGGAGCGCAACGCCAGCATCGACAGGCGTCTGGGCTGCTCGCTGGCGGCTATCGCCGGTGCCGTGAACGCCGCCGGGTTTCTGGCCGTGGGCTATTATTCGGCCAATATGACCGGCAATGTCTCAGCACTGGCGAGTGGTCTGCATGAAGGCCATCTGGAACTGGTCCTGTCCTGCTGCGGTCTGATACTGGCCTTTGTCGCCGGCGCGGTGCTGTCGGCGCTGCTGGTCAATGCGGGCCGTCGCCACAACCTGCCCTCGATCTACGCACGGAGCATCCTGCTGGAAGCCTGTCTGCTCGGACTTCTGGGGACCGTGGATTTTCTGTTTTCGGCCCAGCCACGGGATCCGGTGCTGGCCTTTGGGCTGAGTTTCCTCATGGGGCTCCAGAACGCCACGGTCACACGCATTTCCGGGGCGCGTGTCCGCACCACCCATATGACGGGAATGCTTACCGATGTGGGGCTGGAACTGGCGGACTGGCTGGAGAGCTTTTTTCATCCGGTTGACCCGGCCCGGCGGACCGGTACGCGCGAGCGTCTGGGGCTGCATGCCGCCATCGTGCTGTCCTTCACGCTGGGCGGCGTGGTCGGCGCCTTTCTGTATGGCTGGTGGTCTGCTCTGTTTCTTCTGGCGCTGGCGGGGCTTCTGGCCTGCCTTTCCCTGCCGGGCGCGCTGTCGCATGAGTCTGTGTCGGCACAGGAACCGGCCTCGGTTCCGGCTTACGGGGAGAAGCATCCCTGATGTGCAATCTCTACGCCATGACGTCGAACCAGAAAGCGATCCGGGAGATTGCAATGGTTCTCGATGATCTGACGGGCAATCTCCAGCCTCTGCCGGAGATATACCCGAATACAATGGCCCCGATCGTGCGGAACGGCGGAAACGGTCGTGAACTGGTCATGGCACGCTGGGGCATGCCGACACCGCCCGGTTACCTGAAGGGACACAGGGTCGACCGGGGTGTAACCAACATCCGCAATCCGTCCTCGACATGGTGGAAACGCTGGGAGGGCGTGCAACATCGTTGTCTGGTGCCATTGACGGCGTTCTCCGAGCCGGAGCGTCTGCCCGACGGGACATCACGACTGGTGTGGTTTGCGCGGAATGATAGAGAGCCGCTGGCCTTCTTTGCCGTGATTTGGTGTCGATGGACGTCCGTGCGCAAGCTGGCGGACGGAGAGACGACGGATGATCTGTTCGGTTTTCTGACCACGGACGCCAATCTGGAGGTGGGTGCGATCCATCCGAAAGCCATGCCTGTGATCCTGACGCAACCGGACGAGCTGGAGCGCTGGATGACGGCACCGATAGCAGGGGCTCTGGCGCTTCAGCGGCCGCTCCCCGATGGGGTTTTGTGTCGGGTGCAGGCGCCCGCTCTGGCTGACTGAGGGGCGGGGTCAAACTGCCCTGTTCGTGACGTTTGATGCATCGCAACGACAGATCGGCTTATCGGGTGTTGTGTGGCTGAAGAGATTTCCCGCCATCAGCCCTTTCCACAAAAAGGACATGCGCCATGAGATATGCTCACAGCAATTACGAGGCTTTTGTTCACCCTCGAGCACCGCAGGGTATGGAAGGGCGGTCAGCATGGATCGTGGGCGGTGGACTGGCGGGCATGGCGGCGGCGGCGTTCCTCATCCGGGATGCGGGAATGACGCCTTCAGCCATCACCATTCTTGAGGCCTCGGGCAACGACGGTGGTGCGCTGGACGGAGCGGGGAATGCGGAGACTGGCTGGCTGATTCGTGGCGGTCGGGAAATGGAAGAGCAGTTCCAGTGTCTGTGGGATCTGTACCGTTCCATTCCCTCTCTGGAAATTCCCGATGCATCGGTGCTGGATGAAGTCTGGCAGGTCAATCAGGCCGATCCGTCCACAAATCCGGTCCGCGCCATGTGCAACCGTGGGCAGCCCCTCGCCGATCGTGACAGGCTGACACTCACGGGAAAGGCGCGGCGCGAGATCATTGCCCTCATTCTGACCGATGAGGATGAGCTGGCGGGGAAGACGATCGCGGATGTGCTGTCCGGCGATTTCATGGCGTCGAACTTCTGGCTGTTCTGGCGGTCGATGTTCGCTTTCGAGACCTGGCACAGCGCTATTGAGATGAAGCGCTACCTCGCGCGGTTCGTGCATCAGATTCTCGGACTGAAGGATCTGCATACGCTGAAGTTCACCAGATACAACCAGCAGGAATCCCTCAGCCGACCACTGGCCACATGGCTTGCCGATCAGGGGGTCGTGTTCCGTCATGGCGTGAAGGTGACGAATGTTACCGTTGATGTTTCTGGCGGAAAGAAAGTTGCGACCCATCTCGACTGGCTGGAAAATGGCGCGTCCGCCGGTGTTGACCTGGGTCCGGCGGAGCTGGTGTTCGTGACCAACGGTTCCATGGTGGAGAATTCACGCTGGGGCGATCACCATACACCAGCGCCGATTGACACGGTTATCAAAGAGGGGAGTGTCTGGCAGCTCTGGCGCAATATCGCAGCACAGGATGCCGCATTCGGGCATCCTGATGTTTTCTGTGGCGATACAACAAAATCCCGCTGGCTGTCGGCAACCGTTACGACCCGGGATGCGCGGATACCGGAGCTCGTAAAGCGGGTTACGGGGCGTGATCCGTTCTCGGGGAAGATTATCACGGGTGGTCCGGTCACGATCGCGGATTCATCCTGGCTGATGAGCTGGGTGGTCAGCCGTCAGCCCCATTTCAAGGGGCAGCCCGAAGGGCAGATGGTGGCCTGGCTCTATGGTCTGTTCAGTGACGTGCCTGGCGATTATGTGAAAAAGCCCATGCAGGATTGCACAGGGGGGGAAATCACCCGTGAGTGGCTGTTCCATATGGGCGTGCCGGTGGACCAGATCGACGATATGGCAGCAACAGGGGCGACGACGCATCCGTGCATGATGCCGTTCATCACGGCGCAGTTCATGCCGCGTGCACCGGCGGACAGGCCGAACGTGGTGCCGCACGGGAGTGTCAATCTCGCCTTCCTCGGGCAGTTCGCCGAGACGCCGCGTGATACGGTCTTCACCACGGAATATTCCGTCCGCACGGCGATGGAGGCGGTCTATACGCTGTGCGGCGTCAGGCGGGCTGTGCCGGAAGTGTCAGACGGCATTTTCGATGTCCGGATGCTGCTGCAGGCGGCAGCGGAACTGCGGGACGGAGAGAAGGTACCGGCGTCGGGGCTGATCAGGCACCTGACGCATGGAACGGAGATTGACGATCTGCTGGAGCGCTACGGGCTGGTTTGATTTTATTGTCAGAAGCCAAGGCGGACTACTGCTTTCGCCGTTAACTCAGACATTTGTGCATTCGGAAATGATTCGTATTATGGACACAGAGTGATCGATAGTCACGGTGTCATACTGCGTTTTCTATGATCGAATGCCTTGTCGACTAAAGTGTTGGCTATAATTTCTGAAGAAAAGAGGAAACAATGAACAGGCGCATCCTCATTATCGCTACTGCTATTTCACTAATCTCGGCAGGCTCGGCAAGTTTTGCACAGAGCCATAGCCATGACGGGGCAAAGGTTATTTCTACTCCCGAAGATGTTCAATGGCAGCCAGCACCAGCTATCTTTCCACAGGGAATGAAAATTGCCTATCTTTATGGTGATCTAGCGAAACATGAACCTTTCACTATCCGGGTCATGATGCCTGCCCGCAGCGTCATTGCACCGCACACGCATAATCTTGACGAAATGCTCACGATTATATCTGGCGATCTCGATCATTATACAGGTCCGAAAATGAATCCGTCAGAGGGACTTCATATGGAAGCGGGCGGGTTCGTGCATCTTCCGGTGAATATGGGGCACGCCCTGAAGGCTGGAGATAGCGGGGCTATTTTGCAGGTTTCCGGTGTTGGTCCTTTTGGCATGACCTATGTCGATCCAAAAGATGATCCGCGACACAAGTAATAGTCAAGGAACTGATGTTTGAGGCATACGGTGGCGCAGGCTGCCCGGGAGCTCGACGTTGCGGAGAGCGTGTTGCGCCGCTGGATATGGGAGCTGACCGCCACCCCAACTGTGGCGTCTTTCGGGAATGGGCAGATGGGGACCGGCCTGGCCGAGATTGCGGCTCTGAAGAAAGAGGTCGCCCGCCTCCGGGGGCCGAGCGTGATATGGGGACGCGCTCTAGCTCATGGATCATGGCCAACTGGTTCCAATCTTCTCGTTCCAATGAGAACAGTGGTCCACGTTCAAAGTGAACGAACCAGCGGCATACAGCCTACAGTTGCGGGAGCAGCCTCCGACTTTGCATCTGGCCAATTGTCCGACCAGAATGTTACGGAGTTCTCTCTTAGCCCGCTCGCGCGAGACCATTGAAGCGTCTACTCCTGCAGTAGGCGGCCAAACGCATCCTACTGCAAGCTTGAACATCATGGAACGGCCGAAGGCAGATATCAGTTTTTCGCATGTAGAACGTGCGTCTGATTGATCTGCTGCCCTGAAAACCAACAATACACTGATCAGCCTTTGATAATGTTTTTGCTAAGGTAAGGCTGCCACATTGGTATATGAACAATATTGATGTATTTATGAAATCAAATCATTTCTGCTCACAGGTTCGTTCAGGCATAAAACTGCCATGACGATGACCACCACCGCCTGAAAAACTCGGAAGCCAAACCTGGGGACGCCTTGTCTCCAGTGCTCGCATTCTGGCTTGAGGTGGTAAAAGGGACGCAGGACAACAATGATTCAGGACTCGACATTCAGCATCCATCGGCTCCGCTTCGATGAGAACTATCACCCTTCAGACAGAACGCGCCTTACGACCAATTTTGCCAATCTGGCGAGAGGGGAAAGTCGTCAGGAAAATCTGCGCAACGTTCTGCAGATGATCGACAATCGGTTCAATGATCTGGCGCATTGGGATAATGCCACCAGAGATCGCTACACTCTTGAACTTGAGATCGTGTCTGTCGAGATGGATCTCGCCTTTGCTGGCAAAAGCGGCAGCTTTCCTCTGATCGAAGTCCTCTACACAACAATTGTTGATAAAAACACAAACAAACGAATAGAGGGCCTCGCCGGGAACAGTTTTTCCTCGTACGTGCGGGATTACGACTTCAGCGTGTTGTTGCCGGCTTACAATAAAGAGAAAGCCGAATTCAGTGTCCCCCATAATTATGGAGACCTACATGGAAATCTCTTTAAAAGCGTCATGAACTCGTCTGCGTACAAACAGAACTTCAAAAAACTGCCTGTCATCTGCCTGAGTGTCTCGACTAATCGCACCTATCATCGGACGGAAAATCAGCATCCTGTTCTCGGTGTTGAATATGAGCAGCGTGAGTTTTCCCTGACAGACCAGTATTTTGAAAAAATGGGTATGAAGGTCCGCTATTTCATGCCCCCCAATAGCGTCGCACCTCTGTCATTCTATTTTTTTGGTGATCTGCTTTCCGATTACTCTACCCTTGAGCTTATTAGCGTCATCAGCACGATGGAATCTTTCCAGAAGATCTATCGGCCTGAAATTCACAATGCCAATTCTGCTGCGGCTGACTGTTATCAGCCGAGCCTGAAATATCAGGACTATTCCAACACCCGCATTGTCTACGACCGTGAGGAGCGTACACAGCTCGCGATTTCACAGGGGAAGTATACAGACGAGCATTTCATCAAGCCATATCACGATATTCTCGAAAAATGGTCTGCCAGTTACACCGCCTGAGCTATCAGAAACACAAGGTCATCTCTCATGAAAACACTGCTCCCCACCTCAACGGCTGGTAGTCTGCCCAAACCCTCGTGGCTCGCACAGCCTGAAACACTCTGGTCTCCCTGGAAATTGCAGGGGGAAGAATTGGTCGAAGGCAAACAGGATGCGCTTCGCCTGACACTGGACGATCAGGACCGCGCTGGCATTGATATTGTCAGCGATGGTGAACAGACGCGTCAGCATTTCGTCACGACATTTATTGAGCACCTTAGTGGCGTCGACTTCGAAAACCGTCAGACAGTTAAAATTCGCAATCGCTATGATGCGAGCGTGCCGTCCGTTGTGGGCGCTGTAGCACGTGAAAAACCGGTCTTTGTCGAAGACGCGAAGTTTTTACGCACGCTGACGAAAAAACCTATCAAATGGGCGCTCCCCGGTCCCATGACGATGATCGATACGCTCCATGATGGCCACTACAAAAGCCGCGAAAAACTCGCCTGGGAATTTGCGAAAATTCTCAATCAGGAGGCGAAAGAGCTGGAAGCGGCAGGGGTCGACATCATCCAGTTCGATGAACCTGCCTTCAATGTCTTCTTTGACGAGGTCAATGACTGGGGCATTGCCACGCTGGAGCGGGCCATTGAAGGCCTGAAATGCGAAACCGCGGTTCATATCTGTTATGGTTACGGCATCAAAGCCAATATCGACTGGAAAAATGCTCTTGGGGAAGAGTGGCGTCAGTATGAGGAAATCTTTCCCAAACTGCAGAAATCCAATATCGATCTGATCTCGCTTGAATGTCAGAACTCCCGCGTTCCGATGGATCTGATCGAACTCATCCGTGGGAAAAAGGTTATGGTTGGCGCCATTGACGTGGCCACCAAAACGATTGAAACGCCTGAGAAAGTCGCAGATATTCTACGAAAAGCGCTTCAGTTCGTGGATGCTGACAAGCTTTATCCCTGCACCAATTGTGGTATGGCGCCGTTGCCGCGTGATGTAGCGCGTGGCAAGCTGAATGCTCTTGGCGCGGGTGCGGCAATTGTTCGAAAAGAACTCTCGGCCTGACAGGCAGCCCGGCAAGTTTCTATCGTGAAGGACAAGACACAGGTCTTGCCCTCCACGATGCCAGAATTTCTGGAGACATCAGCAGTCTCGCCACGTCTTCCGCGCTGTATAAAGTCAGCGAGAAACGCCCACGATCCTGTATCATTTTCGTTCCAACTGGCCTGAGCTTGCCGTCGCGCGTCCATCTGATGCGCTCCCGACTGGAAATTCCCAAGGCGTCCTGAAGATTGGCCGGTGTGAAAGGACGTGTGCAGATTTGCTCCACCGTCATGATCAGCTTTTCAATATCGCGCGTCTTATTTGGCAGGGAGCAGGCTGTGCCCAGTATGTGGTTGAACCGACGCAGTCGCTTCCGACATTCCTGTTTTCGGCAACCGATAATCCTGTGACGGTCTGAAAGGAAATCCACAAAACGTGTGAGACTTTCACCCTTTGAGAAATTCAGACGTTCAGATGCCTGAAGATAAGAGAGAATATCCCTGACAAGGACATCGTACATAATTCGTTTCACCGTTTAAACAGCATAATGCCCGGATCAACGGAACCATGGGTTCATACAGCACGGGCAGCCGAACAGGCTTTCCTCATCCGGAACGCTGTTCTTCGGCGCATCGCAGGCCAGAGAGGTTTCGTGCTGCTTATGATCCCTTGTGGTGATGGGGATCGATGCATCGTCGGGTAAACAAGCTCTCTCATCTGGTGTGTGATCAGGCCTCATCATCAGTTCCATAATAGAGCTTGCCAAGCGCGATCGGTGGACGCCCCTGACTGCGGCGATGAGCATTGGTGTCACGCAGCGAATAGGCGCACCCGCAATATTCCTGCTGGTAGAACTTCTCCTGTTTGCTGATCTCGATCATCCGTGCGGACCCGCCGCCTTTGCGCCAGTTGAAATCCCAGTAAGATAGTCCTTCATAAGGAGATACAGCGCGCTGGCCGCAGTCATTGATCTGCGCCATGTTCTTCCATCGTGAAATGCCGAGCGAACTGGTCATCACGGGGAAATCATGTTCATGAGCGTAAAGTGCTGTGCGCTCGAAGCGCATATCGAAGCACATGGTGCAACGGACACCGCGCTCCGGCTCCCATTCCATGCCTTTGACACGGACAAACCAGTTATCTTTATCGTAATCGACATCGACGAAGGGAACGCCATGTTTATCGGCGAACCGGATGTTTTCGTCCTTACGGAGAAGATATTCCCGCTCGGGATGAATGTTCGGATTGTAGAAGAAGATCGTGTAGTCGATACCCGATGCGGTCATCGCCTCCATCACCTCACCCGAACAGGGTGCGCAGCATGAATGGAGGAGCACCTTCCTGTGTCCGTTCGGTGGCATTAAAATCTGCCGGGGTTTCTCGCTCATCGGGAATGTCCGTTGTTTCCAAAGGGTGTGTCAAATTATGAGATGCGCCCGTTTGTATCGGACGCACCCCAAGAATATGAGCGATCGCGTAAGTCAGGTCAGAGCGGTTCAACGTGGAGACATGAAACTCGTTAAGTCCATAGGTCTGCAAGGTGCGGATCTGTTCCACCGCCACCATACTGGCGACGATACGACGAAGTTCAGGATTTTTTGCAGTCCCATCGAACAGATGCCTCAGCCATCCTGGCACCGTGACCCCACACACAGCCGAAAAGCGCACGATCTGCTCGTAGTTCGAAACCGGCATAATGCCGGGAATGATCGGCGCAGTAATGCCAGCCGCCAGACACCGGTCCAGAAAA belongs to Acetobacter sp. and includes:
- a CDS encoding epoxyqueuosine reductase QueH — protein: MTASGIDYTIFFYNPNIHPEREYLLRKDENIRFADKHGVPFVDVDYDKDNWFVRVKGMEWEPERGVRCTMCFDMRFERTALYAHEHDFPVMTSSLGISRWKNMAQINDCGQRAVSPYEGLSYWDFNWRKGGGSARMIEISKQEKFYQQEYCGCAYSLRDTNAHRRSQGRPPIALGKLYYGTDDEA
- a CDS encoding DUF1852 domain-containing protein produces the protein MIQDSTFSIHRLRFDENYHPSDRTRLTTNFANLARGESRQENLRNVLQMIDNRFNDLAHWDNATRDRYTLELEIVSVEMDLAFAGKSGSFPLIEVLYTTIVDKNTNKRIEGLAGNSFSSYVRDYDFSVLLPAYNKEKAEFSVPHNYGDLHGNLFKSVMNSSAYKQNFKKLPVICLSVSTNRTYHRTENQHPVLGVEYEQREFSLTDQYFEKMGMKVRYFMPPNSVAPLSFYFFGDLLSDYSTLELISVISTMESFQKIYRPEIHNANSAAADCYQPSLKYQDYSNTRIVYDREERTQLAISQGKYTDEHFIKPYHDILEKWSASYTA
- a CDS encoding oleate hydratase; this encodes MRYAHSNYEAFVHPRAPQGMEGRSAWIVGGGLAGMAAAAFLIRDAGMTPSAITILEASGNDGGALDGAGNAETGWLIRGGREMEEQFQCLWDLYRSIPSLEIPDASVLDEVWQVNQADPSTNPVRAMCNRGQPLADRDRLTLTGKARREIIALILTDEDELAGKTIADVLSGDFMASNFWLFWRSMFAFETWHSAIEMKRYLARFVHQILGLKDLHTLKFTRYNQQESLSRPLATWLADQGVVFRHGVKVTNVTVDVSGGKKVATHLDWLENGASAGVDLGPAELVFVTNGSMVENSRWGDHHTPAPIDTVIKEGSVWQLWRNIAAQDAAFGHPDVFCGDTTKSRWLSATVTTRDARIPELVKRVTGRDPFSGKIITGGPVTIADSSWLMSWVVSRQPHFKGQPEGQMVAWLYGLFSDVPGDYVKKPMQDCTGGEITREWLFHMGVPVDQIDDMAATGATTHPCMMPFITAQFMPRAPADRPNVVPHGSVNLAFLGQFAETPRDTVFTTEYSVRTAMEAVYTLCGVRRAVPEVSDGIFDVRMLLQAAAELRDGEKVPASGLIRHLTHGTEIDDLLERYGLV
- a CDS encoding cupin domain-containing protein, which gives rise to MNRRILIIATAISLISAGSASFAQSHSHDGAKVISTPEDVQWQPAPAIFPQGMKIAYLYGDLAKHEPFTIRVMMPARSVIAPHTHNLDEMLTIISGDLDHYTGPKMNPSEGLHMEAGGFVHLPVNMGHALKAGDSGAILQVSGVGPFGMTYVDPKDDPRHK
- a CDS encoding methionine synthase: MKTLLPTSTAGSLPKPSWLAQPETLWSPWKLQGEELVEGKQDALRLTLDDQDRAGIDIVSDGEQTRQHFVTTFIEHLSGVDFENRQTVKIRNRYDASVPSVVGAVAREKPVFVEDAKFLRTLTKKPIKWALPGPMTMIDTLHDGHYKSREKLAWEFAKILNQEAKELEAAGVDIIQFDEPAFNVFFDEVNDWGIATLERAIEGLKCETAVHICYGYGIKANIDWKNALGEEWRQYEEIFPKLQKSNIDLISLECQNSRVPMDLIELIRGKKVMVGAIDVATKTIETPEKVADILRKALQFVDADKLYPCTNCGMAPLPRDVARGKLNALGAGAAIVRKELSA